The sequence below is a genomic window from Phoenix dactylifera cultivar Barhee BC4 chromosome 16, palm_55x_up_171113_PBpolish2nd_filt_p, whole genome shotgun sequence.
AAGCTAGAAAGTTAGAGATTTTGTTAATTCGATGCAGGTTTGCTTCGATGCGGGAAGAGCTGCCGCTTAAGGTGGATTAATTACCTTCGGCCCGACATAAAGAGAGGAAACATCacaaaagaggaagaggaaaccATCATCAGGCTTCATGGACAGATGGGGAACAAGTAAGATTATAGAATCCAAAGTCTAGCTTATTAGGTCCATTTCATCATAATGCTTCAGCTTTTATCAAGGCTTAAATTAActtactatatattgttgttcaGATGGTCCAAAATCGCCTCATGCCTCCCCGGAAGGACCGATAATGAGATCAAGAATCTGTGGAATACCCACTTAAGGAAGAGACTAACACCAAAGGAATCGAATAATCCTTCGACCAACAAAACTAAAGTTCCTCCAAGCTCACCCTCCAACTCTAACATTTCATGCGACAATGATGGTAATACAAAGATTGATGAGGACggcaagcaaccaaatgttggATCCTCTGAACCTTTAGAAGGAAATAACTCATATGACATGGAATGCAGTCAAGATTCAGTGAACATAATGAGTgaactcttcatggagatagaTCAATGCATGCTCATAGAAGGATTATCTGACCTTTCAGCAGATGACTGTAGAGATTCTTCAGGCATCTCTTCATTGGAATCACACATAACATCTTGTGATTTCCAGGAGAAGTCAGTCCAACAACCACTGCAGGACGACGGAAAGAACCACCAAGATTACTTAATCCGAGTACCTGAAATCTCCATCGATGCAGAAATTTGGAGCATAACAGATGATGTGGGTCCagtggtggaaggtggagctcACACCATTCCAATAACCTCTGAAGGAGATTCAACAAGAGAGGTTGATGACAAGGGTTGGTTGGCTTACTTAGAAAAGGAGCTTGACTTGGAGGGAACAATGGATCTCAATGCGGTTGAGCAACTTTGTCCGACGGGATATCTTGGTGGGGTTTTGGAGGACTTTGATCCAGTCTCCTGTTATTTTCAGAAGAGACACTGTCCGCCTCCCTCGGATCTTGCATCCCAGGTTGGTCAATAGGATGACTCAAATGGTGGAAAAAAGCTGCAACGTCATGCAACCATCGTTAGGTCTTTCGACCCCCACTATACTTTGCTTGAATCATATTAACCTTGACCGTGTATATTTTCTCATGGGGTTATTGTCATCCTATCATCATGATGAGATCATATTAACATCAAACATATATCTTCTATGGTGCACGGTTTGCACTGCAAAGTTCTGTGCAGCATTCGATAGCCGCTATCAGTAGATAGACATTTTATTTGATATATAGCTGCCCATCTACTGATGGTGGCTATCAAGTGCTGCACAGTACTTTACGATGCAAATAACGCACCTCAGAGAATTTTGAGTCGCCGTCGACgtctctctccctcttgtgAATATGCTGGGGGGAGGATGGGTGCGGGTGGCTTAGACACAAGGTAGGGGACCTGACAAAATGCTCATTTGAGGGTGGTCTCAGAATCTGGTCAATACCAACTACAAAGTTTATATGGCTTAACTATTGCGTGCAGATAGGGCACAGTTTTCTTCTAATAATTATTGTGCGTGTGTGTGACTTAGAATATGGTCAATCCCTACTAGACAAAATTTACATAGTTTAATGCGTCTTCTAATAATGTTTTCTCAGCTCAATTATTTGTCTCCATGTATGAGACGGTGAACGACACGATAGAAAGTGGATAGCAAATCagcccacttttttttttaggaaaaaaaacttTGCATGGGCGATATAAGAAATTTTTGAGATAATGATGACATGCATGAATGAATTAAATCGGAAGGTGCAAACAATTAGACTGCAAGATCCTTGTAAcaaaaccatatatatatatatatatatatatatatatatatatatatatttgatgagATAAGAATAATGTAAGGATGGTTTCATCAGGCAACTCTCTAACATTCTTTTCCAAATCTATTCCAAATAGCAAAAGATAAAGCATTTCTGCTTTGTAAACATCTTCATCATCAAATCTATTCTTTCCACCAAGTTATACGAGCAAATCCAACTTGACCTCTAGCAATTTGAATCTGTCCTCCAATCCAACTCACTGAACCTAATGATAGTTAGGGTTggcaatgtttcattgtttaacCCATTTAGCTTGACCCAACCTGTTATAGGTCGGATTAGGTTATCTATTTAACAAAATAATCAAGTTCAAGTTTAGagttttgacctatttaataaatagatcaagtttggatttataaatttttgatctaTCTTACATCTGATCTTATCTGTATCttatccgatccgacccgattgccatctCCATGTACTACCTTGATGTAACCCCAACGCCTCTGGTTGGAAGCCATTTAACTTAAGCCCATCTCTTCAGCATGGAATGAAGACCTCGGCTATGGCCCATAAAGTGCCCAGTTGGAAGGAGAGAAATAATGGGTCTTCCACAACAGAATACAAAACTCACGGCTTCTCCAAGCATCAAAGAATGTTTTAATATTCTTTGAACTTCATAGCTTTCAACTCCTTCCTCCTTTAGACACAATCTATTACTGCAGTTACCTATTCTACTTGTTTTAATTTAGTCCTGCAATTGTACTCTTTCATCGATTTAATCAAAATTCAGGTCCTGCAATTATACTCTTTCATCGATTTAATCCAAATTCAGGTACACaccagtagaagaagaagaagaaaaaaggacaaCTAGTTGCCTTAGCTTGTGTGAGATT
It includes:
- the LOC103709857 gene encoding transcription factor MYB13-like — its product is MGQRRGRAPCCEKVGLKKGPWTPVEDAKLIGYIQKHGHENWRGLPKQAGLLRCGKSCRLRWINYLRPDIKRGNITKEEEETIIRLHGQMGNKWSKIASCLPGRTDNEIKNLWNTHLRKRLTPKESNNPSTNKTKVPPSSPSNSNISCDNDGNTKIDEDGKQPNVGSSEPLEGNNSYDMECSQDSVNIMSELFMEIDQCMLIEGLSDLSADDCRDSSGISSLESHITSCDFQEKSVQQPLQDDGKNHQDYLIRVPEISIDAEIWSITDDVGPVVEGGAHTIPITSEGDSTREVDDKGWLAYLEKELDLEGTMDLNAVEQLCPTGYLGGVLEDFDPVSCYFQKRHCPPPSDLASQVGQ